In Rhodopirellula sp. P2, the DNA window ATGCAATTCGGTACTTCATTCTCCATCGGTTTGGAGGCATGTACGCGGATCTCGACTTCATTTGTCTGAAGCCCCTCAATCCATTGTTGGATGGGCGAGACTGCGTCGTGGGGATGGAACCTCCTCAGCATTGTCGGCACCATCGGATTCCCAATCTGTTGTGCAATGCACTGATGGCAGCGGCACCCGGGCATCCCTTCTTTGAGAGTGTGATCCGGCGATTGCCTGAATTCGTTTGTCACGTTGAAAACAACGAGCCAATTCTCAGCAGCACGGGCCCGATCATGATGTCGCGTGTCTGGGATGATTTCGCGGCACCTGATTCCGTCACCGTGCTTCCCTCTCGGTTCTTGTATCCGTTGACGATGCACCAGGCGGCTCAGTACCGGCTTGCGGGGCATGTGGGCGTCGATCTTTCCGACGCGTTTGCCATCCACCTTTTCTATGGCACTTGGTGGAAGACTGATCGATGGGATCGGAATTGGCGAGGCTACTACAAGCTGAAGTCTTGGATTCAGCGGCGCGGAAGTGGGCTCTGGGATCGCATTTTGGCATCGCAGGGCAGTCCACGCTCGTGACCTTGGGGAACCGATCGGGCCGAAAGACGATGCTCGATGGAGTGAGATTCGTCGACTTTTGCAGGGGGGCAGCCAATCGGATCTCAATTGCGACCAAGGTTGGTTCCCTGCTATATCGAGCCGCAGCGTCTCCACCCACGCGGCCGGAAACTGGTGTTTCCCGCATCCAGCCTGAGTTACCCAACATGCTACGTCGATGAAACTGCTTCTGATCCTGCTTCGATCGTCCTGGGTTTCTGGCCTGATTTCCGGACTTCTGGGAGCGTTCAGCGGTGTCGCGAATCTCGGCTTGATCATGCTGATCCACCATGCTTTGACGGGGGACCCGTCCGAAGCCGGTTCGTTGCCGTACTTATTCGCGGGCGCCTGTGTATTGGTGCTGATCACACAGGTGACGGCCAAGTGCTTGCTCGTTCAGCTGTCGCAGGCAACGGCGGCTCGATTGCGATATGAGCTGTGCACCAAAATCATTTCGGCTCCCTTGCCGACATTGGAATCCGTTGGGTCGCATCGGTTGTTGGCCGCCTTGATCAATGATGTCAACGCGATCACGTCGGCCTTGTCCGCTTTTCCGGCCGCATGCGCCAACGCGATGGTGTTGGTTTGTGGGCTGGTGTACTTGGCCACCCTGTCTCTTCCATTGGCGGGCGGGACGATCGTGATGGCCGGCATTGGCGTGTTCACGTTCATGACAGGGCTGCGGTTTGCCAACCGGCATTTGCGACAGGCTCGGGAAGACCAAGACGAGGTGGTCAAGCAATTGCGGGCCATGATTGATGGCATCAAAGAGCTGAAAGGCAACAACATGCGATGTCTGGACTTTGTCTATGACGTGTTGTTGCCAGCCGACACAAAGATGCGTCACAGCCTGATCATCGGTTCGAACATACAGGGATTTGCGCACAGCTGGGGACGATTGTTCCTGTTCATTGGCATCGGGTTGTTGTTGTTCGCTTGGCCGCAGATCGCCACCGTGTCGACGGCGACGTTGACCGGATACGTGCTGACCATTTTGTATCTGACTTATCCGTTGGATGGAATTTTGGGTTGGTTGCCGGCGATGAACGGTGCCTCGATCGCGGTGGCCAAGATTGAAAAGTTGGGGTTGATGATCGATCAGCCCGAGCAGCAGACCTCGCACGTCGCACCGACCAAATTTGAGTCGCTTGAGATGCGAAGCGTGACCTATCAATACGATTCAACCGGCGAAGAATGCTTTGCACTGGGCCCCGTCGATTTGACGCTCTCGCCCGGTGAGATTTTGTTCATCGCAGGTGGCAACGGCAGTGGAAAAACAACGCTCGCGAAATTGTTGACTGGACTCTACGTTCCCGACGCCGGTCAGGTGTGCTGGAACGGTCGGGATGTGACCAACAAGGTCCGAGCTGACTACCGCCAGCTCTTCTCGACTGTCTTTGTCGAAGGGCACCTTTTCGATCGGCTATTGGGCATCGATGTCACGTCCGGCAAGTTGGAGCATTGGATCTCTCTGCTGGGAATGGAAGAAAAGGTTGACGTGCAAACCGGTCGATTGTTGACGCAAGAACTCTCTCGAGGTCAGCACAAACGTTTGGCATTGTTGGTTGCGGCGCTGGACGATCGTCCGATCTTTGTTTTCGACGAATGGGCCGCCGAACAAGATCCGGGATTCAAGGATGTCTTTTACCAACAGATCCTGCCAGAGCTTCGACGGATTGGGAAAACCGTTGTCGCGATCACGCATGATGACCGCTACTTCTCCGTTGCCACGCGCGTGCTGATGGTCGTGGATGGTCGGTTGACTGATGCGACGCAGAAAGCGGCTGATTCGTTGCACGTCATCCACCGGGACGCAGCGTGATTGAACTGCATGGCCTTCGCAAAGACTACCGGGTCGGCGATCACGATCTGCCAGTGCTCAAGGGCATCACGCTGAACATCGAAGCGGGGGAATACGTCGCGTTGATGGGATCGTCAGGGTCTGGGAAGACAACCCTGATGAACTTGCTGGGGAGTTTGGATCATCCGACTGATGGCGACTATCGTTTGGCCGGGATCGATGTTTCGCGTCTGACACCGTTGGAACTGGCCGCGTTTCGAAGCCAGCACATCGGGTTTGTGTTTCAGAACTTCAACCTGCTTCCACGTGCGACCGCACTCGACAACGTGATGCTGCCGACGATCTATGCATCGGACGGCAGGTCGAGACGGGAGTGCATCGAAGACGCGACGAAGTTGCTGGAGTCCGTCGGTCTGGGAGGTCGGCTGGACCACATGCCCAATCAATTGTCGGGTGGTGAACGACAGCGAATCGCGATCGCTCGCGCGTTGATGAACCGTCCCAAACTGTTGCTGGCCGACGAGCCAACTGGGAACCTGGACACGGTCACGGAACAAGAAATTCTGGCGTTGTTTCGGAAGCTCAATCAGGAGCATGGCATCACGTTGGTGGTGGTCACGCATGATGCGGAGGTCGCTCATGAAGCGGACCGTGTTGTGCGCATGAAAGATGGATTGGTTGCGGAGGATGTTCGCCAACGAGCTTCCACTGTCGATCGATCGAAGCTTGCGAATTCGAGATCAGGGCCCCTGCGTGAGCCGGCATCTGCATGGCCACTGGCTGCCACTTGGAATGCGGTGGTTGTGGCTGTTTTGGCACTCCGTCGCAATGCGTTGCGGACCGTGCTGACGATGCTGGGGGTGATCATCGGAGTGGCCTCCGTGATTTCGACGATGGAACTGAGTGCCGGTGCGTCCACTGCGATTGAAGAAACGGTCGCGAGCATGGGCGCCAGCATGCTGACGATCAGCCCTGGCAAAGCGTCCAGCACCAGTGGACGTCAGCGTCCGATTCAGATCATTCCTGACGATGTGGTGGCGGTCTCCGAGCAATGTTCGGCCGTCAAGATTGCCGCTCCGCTTGTGTATTCTCAAGTCCAATTGGTTCGCCAGAATCGCCGTTGGAGTCCCAATCTCGCTCTTGGTACAACGCCGCAATACTTGGCGGCACGGAACTGGGATCAGTTGGAAATGGGAACGCCATTCACGCAGGAACAAGTTCTCGATGCGGCCAAGGTTTGCATTTTGGGCAAAACCGTCGCTCTCGAATTGTTTGATTTGGAGTACCCGATCGGCGAAGAAATTCGCGTCAACGGGGTTCCGCTGCGCGTCGTTGGCGTCCTCACCGAAAAGGGTGGGGATGTGATCGGAAATGACCAGGACGACATCATCATCGGACCTTGGACGACGTTCAAGCTTCGCGTGAACAGCAGCACAGGCGTGACGGCTCAGTTCAGCACCTTTGCGGATCAGATGCCACCGATGCAATTGGCATCGACCAGGCGCTCGACGCAACGAGAAGAGATTCACCAGATCTACGTGGAGGCCGAGTCTCCAGAGCATGTGGAACTGGCCCGTCAACAAATCACTCAGGTGCTTTCCCGCCGTCACAATGTGGAGCCTGCTGGTGCCTATCGCATCAACGACATCACGGAAGTCTCCAAAGTTGTCGGGCAAGTCGTGGGCGGTGTTTCAGCATTGGGGTTGGTGATTGCAGGCGTTTCGCTGATGGTGGGTGGCGTGGGAATCATGAACATCATGTTGGTCTCGGTCACCGAGCGGACGCGTGAAATTGGTTTGCGGATGGCGGTCGGAGCCAACCGCAGTGCGATCCTTAGTCAATTTCTGATTGAGGCGACCGTGTTGTGCGTGGTGGGCGGGTTCCTCGGCATTTTCGCGGGCCACATGTGGTCCGTGCTGGTTGGCCGAGTGATCGGTTGGCCGACCGCAATGTCGATCTGGGCACCGATTGTTGCCGTGACCGTTGCCGCGACCGTGGGCATCGTTTTCGGTTACTACCCCGCCCGAACGGCGTCTCGGTTGAATCCGATCGATGCGTTGCGGTACGAGTGATCCTGCGCCGTTTGCAGAAGTGCTCTAAGCACACGCGACCTTCGAGAACAGTTGCCGACAGGTGTCGATGGCTTCGCGAGGGATTGTCAAAGCAGCCGAATTGCTATCGAGGTAGTGCCCCAATTCGGTGGGACAAAGATCTTGGTTGGTCATCAGTTTCGATAGCATGCGCGAGCTAGCGCGAATGGTCAGGGTTTTGGGGCAGGGAAGTCCATGGGCAACTTCCAATCTTGCCGACCCTTGGCGACTGACCACGCGCCATTGCCCACCACCGGGGCCCAGGATGTTCAGTCCAAGCAGTGCGCGAGGCTGCGGTTCGGGCTGCTCCTGATCTTTCTGTTGCATCGATTCAACGGTTGCGTCCCGCAAGTAATCGACCAAGTGGTTGATTGACTCGACCCCGGGATTGCGACGCTTGCCCCATCGATCTGCCAATCCAAACGCGAGGTAGCGATGGATCACCGTTTCGTCGATCTCTGGGCACGGAAGATCGGAGGTGAACGCCAGCAGGTTGGAGTTGTCGAACGCTGGATCGGTGGAGTTGTAAGACTCGTAGAGGGAAACGCCGGAGAAATAGTTCTGTTCAAAGCCATTCAGTTCGTTGCTTGGAACGTCAATGTCACCGCAGTATTGGACCCCGGTGGAGTTGAAGTAGGAGCAGCAGCAATCAATGATCTTTCGCGGTGTCAGGTGGACCCGAGGAGTCAAATGATACGTTTGCCCGTGAGCTTCCGGTGTGTCGAGGAGACGTGACACCACGTCGGCAACCCAATCAATCGGCACGACGTTGCGGCGTTCTTCCCCGGTCATCGGGAGTCGAATGGGGGTGTGCCGGACGCCGTTTTGGTCCGGTTCCACCATCGGCACCAACAATGCCATCAGTCGCAGGTAAGTGTGCAGCCCGTGGTAGCTTGTTGTGTGTCCGGTCTGAGAATCGCCTGAGATCACCGCAGGCCGGTAGACGGTCAGCTGATCCAAGAACGATGCTGCCCGAACGGCTTGTTCCGCTTCAAACTTACTTTGCTCGTAGTCGTTCCGGAATTTCTGTCCGGCATCCAAGTCCGATTCGCGAACCAAGTCGGTTCGGTTGCCGCAAACGTAGGCGGTGGAGAGATAATGGAAGTCTCGGATGTCAGTGTCGCGACAGAACGCCAATACATTCTGGGTGCCACCCAGGTTGGTTTTCCAAGGGTCGCCGGTTCGGTCGGAGCCTTGGAATTTCAGCACCGCGGCCCCGTGAATCATCCGGTCGCAGTTTTGCCGCACCCATTCGGTCGCACCAGCGCTCAGACCAAGATTTGGATGGACGATGTCGCCTTCCAAGCAAACCGGGCGAGGCAATTCACGGCCCAGTTCGGTTTCAAACCTTTGCAGAATCGCTTCCACTCGTTCGTGAGCGGTTTTCTTCTTAGTGCTTCTCGCGATCACCGCGATGCGTTTGCCGCTCATCATCGCGTTGCGAAGCAGGTACTGTCCGACAAGACCAGTTGCGCTGGTCATCAAGGTGTATTGATGGTTGCCAATAACCATAGAGAACAGACGACACGAGGTGCCAAGAGGGCCACGGATGAAATGAGTGGGGGCGGGGATGGTCGCGGGTGATTGTAGTGGTCGTCATGAACAAGCTGCAAGGCACTGTCCGGCGAGTGGGACAGGCACCTTCCGCGAACGGGTGAATCACCGAATTTTGATCTCCATTGAAATTTGCTGCAGCGGCATGGCACCGCGACCTTGCGAATCGTGCAGTTCGATCGAGTCGTCTGATTGGATAACGAGTGTGTCGCAGATAGGCGGTGATTTCTCGGAAATCGCCGTTTCGAAGGCTTCTCGAGTGACGGTGGCGATGGAGCTTTCGAATTTGACCAATTCGCTTTTGTCTTCAGTCATGCACAACTGCTTCGCTTTGTGGGTCCAGGTTCCTTGTTCGAGACTGGTCACACTGTACAGTTGTTCGTTCGAGTTTCCGGCCAACATCGTCAGCGTGGAATAGGTCTCGTACGTGCCGTCGGCGTCGAAGCGATAGGTGCTTCGATTGATTCCCGTGTTCCCGCTGGCGTAGGCTTCCTTCACTTCAAAACGCGACCAATGGATGACAAATAGAGTTTGTCTTCGCTGGGATTGAAGGAGAGCTTGGGATAGTAGATGCGTCCGAGATCGCTCAGCGGTTGCGACCCGGTGATCTTCCCTTCCAACAGATCGACCTTCTCGCCAACCCTTTCGATCAATTTTGCTGTGACCTGAAAGCGGCCGGTGGAATCTTTCCAAACTCGTGCTGTGCTCGGAAGATTGTCCTGCGCGGTTGCAAAGACGAGGCAGAATAACAGCGACGGAATGATTCCACCTGCGACGCGAAACATACGTTGCTTCCAACTGTTCGATGAAGGTTTGATTTTGTGAACGCGGTGCGCCCGCTATACCTTTGCTGAAAGCGAGTGTTGCTGAAATGGTTGTCGTTCGCATCCCGACTATGGTTGCCGCATGTTCATTCTTCGCCTGATGAATACTCCATGCTTTGTTTGCCTGATTTGTCGATCAGCGTGGCCGTGCCGCTCGCACCACCCACGATGAACTGGCTGCCGTCGCGATTGGAATCCAATGCGTACAGGTAATCTCCGGCGACCTTGGCATTGGTTTCTCTCGCTCCGTTGTCGGTGCGATAGACCCGGAAAACACTGTCTCCGCTCGTCACTCCGAGTCGATTTTCGCGGCCGACAAAGACCAGTTTCGTCACTTCGGTTTTGAATCCGGTGATCGTGCGTGTGGCCTGCCCGGTTTCAATGTTCCAAATCTTGACTGTTGCGTCAGCGGATCCCGTCGCGAGCTCACGAAGATTCACGTTCCACGCAATCGACGTGACATGGTGCGTGTGGCCTTCGAGTGTTTTGATCAGCTTGCCGGATTCGACGTCCCACAGTTTGATCATCTGGTCGGCGCCTCCGGTGGCCAACGTTTGCCCATCCGGTGAAAACTGAACGCAGAACACGGTGTCGTCGTGCGGGTTGGGAATCTTTCGAATCAAGGACCCGTCGGAGACTTTCCAAAGCATCCATTCACCCGTCCGAGAAGGCTCGCCGCCACCGGTGGCGAGCAATTTTCCGGAGGGATGAATGTCGATGCTCAACACGCGATCCGCGAAAGGGCTCGGCCCGGTTGTCGCACCGATGGTTTGGCGAAGACTCCACAAACGGGGCCGAGCGACGAACGCCTGCGTCTGGCCGTTGGTCCCTTGCATCAGAACGCAACAATCTCCGCTCGCGATCAGTTGTCCGTCGGTCGGCAGTTCGGGCAATTCGGCCAACCAGTCGCCGGATTCGGCCCACAGACTCCATGAGTTTTCCGATGCGTCGTCCGTGTTGGCGGCATGGGTGAGAATGCGAGAGCCTGAGAGCATGACCGCGAATGTGGCGTCGGTCGCACGAGATGAATCGTGGCGTGATTGGGATGCGGTGGCCGTGGCCTTTCTGGATTCGTGATCTTGTTTGAGTTTCGCGAGGATTTGCTGATGACGCTCACGCTCCGCCTCCAGTTCCTTCAGTCGCGTCTCTCCACGGAGCTTGATTTTTTCGGCTTGACCGAGGGCTGTCACTGCAGCATCCAGTTCGCTTTCTTTGGTCGCGAGGGCTTGTTCGGCTTCGGCAAGCTTCTTGGCTGCTGACTCGGCGGCTTGCTTGGCTTCCTCAACACTGGCCTGTTTCTCGTCACGCAGTTTGGTTTTGGTTTCGATGTCTTTGGCGATCGAATCCAAGCTTTTCTGTTCGGCCGTCACGTCGTCTTCGGCTTGTTTCGCGTCCTTCTCTTCAGCCGCGACCAGTGTCTCGGTGACCAACGTTTGCCAATTGTCGTTTGCTAATTGAGCTGCTGCGACGGGATCCTTCTTCGCGATTTCGAGATAGCTTTGATCGGCGATGTTGTATCGTCCCAAGGCTCCTGATTCGGTGCTGATCCACAGCGTGGCACCGTTGGACGAAAGCGATGCAGACACGGCGGGGGCGGGCAATTGGCCGGTTGCTTCGAACGTTTGATCGGTTGGATTCCAATTGGCAAGGTTGCCTGCTGCATCCATCGCGATCAATTGT includes these proteins:
- a CDS encoding cyclic peptide export ABC transporter encodes the protein MKLLLILLRSSWVSGLISGLLGAFSGVANLGLIMLIHHALTGDPSEAGSLPYLFAGACVLVLITQVTAKCLLVQLSQATAARLRYELCTKIISAPLPTLESVGSHRLLAALINDVNAITSALSAFPAACANAMVLVCGLVYLATLSLPLAGGTIVMAGIGVFTFMTGLRFANRHLRQAREDQDEVVKQLRAMIDGIKELKGNNMRCLDFVYDVLLPADTKMRHSLIIGSNIQGFAHSWGRLFLFIGIGLLLFAWPQIATVSTATLTGYVLTILYLTYPLDGILGWLPAMNGASIAVAKIEKLGLMIDQPEQQTSHVAPTKFESLEMRSVTYQYDSTGEECFALGPVDLTLSPGEILFIAGGNGSGKTTLAKLLTGLYVPDAGQVCWNGRDVTNKVRADYRQLFSTVFVEGHLFDRLLGIDVTSGKLEHWISLLGMEEKVDVQTGRLLTQELSRGQHKRLALLVAALDDRPIFVFDEWAAEQDPGFKDVFYQQILPELRRIGKTVVAITHDDRYFSVATRVLMVVDGRLTDATQKAADSLHVIHRDAA
- a CDS encoding SDR family oxidoreductase translates to MTSATGLVGQYLLRNAMMSGKRIAVIARSTKKKTAHERVEAILQRFETELGRELPRPVCLEGDIVHPNLGLSAGATEWVRQNCDRMIHGAAVLKFQGSDRTGDPWKTNLGGTQNVLAFCRDTDIRDFHYLSTAYVCGNRTDLVRESDLDAGQKFRNDYEQSKFEAEQAVRAASFLDQLTVYRPAVISGDSQTGHTTSYHGLHTYLRLMALLVPMVEPDQNGVRHTPIRLPMTGEERRNVVPIDWVADVVSRLLDTPEAHGQTYHLTPRVHLTPRKIIDCCCSYFNSTGVQYCGDIDVPSNELNGFEQNYFSGVSLYESYNSTDPAFDNSNLLAFTSDLPCPEIDETVIHRYLAFGLADRWGKRRNPGVESINHLVDYLRDATVESMQQKDQEQPEPQPRALLGLNILGPGGGQWRVVSRQGSARLEVAHGLPCPKTLTIRASSRMLSKLMTNQDLCPTELGHYLDSNSAALTIPREAIDTCRQLFSKVACA
- a CDS encoding c-type cytochrome domain-containing protein, with translation MIRPATKTLLVVLALSFEWSVGLESVFNTPTQATADSLPIDELPDDREVLFSRDVAPVLKKNCVACHNASDDEGGVNLESGDQIRTSELDDLVVPGKPESSRLFLLASHADDPVMPPEDNDVSASILTPMELALLKRWIQSGAAVDQAPSAPIKREWQPLPSSLQTVYGSTMTDDGRLSAISFGNEIRLFGAKSAQPIETLAIVEGEVTKPAHDDFVQDLHIDPTGRQIISAGYRNVKLWELSPFESATIPAINQDDTLAIAMNASGSHFAVLSRRGELSVAEVGKDRWLWMKSFDLPDHLKTEEPKTNDPTKVRITLDNAGQQAAIQWDSTIRIVRIDRKDVETLDAANTFTSMQWIEEDQLATATDNGQVLFWKRAEEVWTKTEHNVFEQAVLAIHSAPESPGQLIAMDAAGNLANWNPTDQTFEATGQLPAPAVSASLSSNGATLWISTESGALGRYNIADQSYLEIAKKDPVAAAQLANDNWQTLVTETLVAAEEKDAKQAEDDVTAEQKSLDSIAKDIETKTKLRDEKQASVEEAKQAAESAAKKLAEAEQALATKESELDAAVTALGQAEKIKLRGETRLKELEAERERHQQILAKLKQDHESRKATATASQSRHDSSRATDATFAVMLSGSRILTHAANTDDASENSWSLWAESGDWLAELPELPTDGQLIASGDCCVLMQGTNGQTQAFVARPRLWSLRQTIGATTGPSPFADRVLSIDIHPSGKLLATGGGEPSRTGEWMLWKVSDGSLIRKIPNPHDDTVFCVQFSPDGQTLATGGADQMIKLWDVESGKLIKTLEGHTHHVTSIAWNVNLRELATGSADATVKIWNIETGQATRTITGFKTEVTKLVFVGRENRLGVTSGDSVFRVYRTDNGARETNAKVAGDYLYALDSNRDGSQFIVGGASGTATLIDKSGKQSMEYSSGEE
- a CDS encoding ABC transporter permease — its product is MIELHGLRKDYRVGDHDLPVLKGITLNIEAGEYVALMGSSGSGKTTLMNLLGSLDHPTDGDYRLAGIDVSRLTPLELAAFRSQHIGFVFQNFNLLPRATALDNVMLPTIYASDGRSRRECIEDATKLLESVGLGGRLDHMPNQLSGGERQRIAIARALMNRPKLLLADEPTGNLDTVTEQEILALFRKLNQEHGITLVVVTHDAEVAHEADRVVRMKDGLVAEDVRQRASTVDRSKLANSRSGPLREPASAWPLAATWNAVVVAVLALRRNALRTVLTMLGVIIGVASVISTMELSAGASTAIEETVASMGASMLTISPGKASSTSGRQRPIQIIPDDVVAVSEQCSAVKIAAPLVYSQVQLVRQNRRWSPNLALGTTPQYLAARNWDQLEMGTPFTQEQVLDAAKVCILGKTVALELFDLEYPIGEEIRVNGVPLRVVGVLTEKGGDVIGNDQDDIIIGPWTTFKLRVNSSTGVTAQFSTFADQMPPMQLASTRRSTQREEIHQIYVEAESPEHVELARQQITQVLSRRHNVEPAGAYRINDITEVSKVVGQVVGGVSALGLVIAGVSLMVGGVGIMNIMLVSVTERTREIGLRMAVGANRSAILSQFLIEATVLCVVGGFLGIFAGHMWSVLVGRVIGWPTAMSIWAPIVAVTVAATVGIVFGYYPARTASRLNPIDALRYE
- a CDS encoding glycosyltransferase family 32 protein gives rise to the protein MSIPKILHQTWKDEDVPEDFSECVQSWRTHHPDWQVRLWTDQDNRQLIAKEYAWFLETYDGYPTAIQRADAIRYFILHRFGGMYADLDFICLKPLNPLLDGRDCVVGMEPPQHCRHHRIPNLLCNALMAAAPGHPFFESVIRRLPEFVCHVENNEPILSSTGPIMMSRVWDDFAAPDSVTVLPSRFLYPLTMHQAAQYRLAGHVGVDLSDAFAIHLFYGTWWKTDRWDRNWRGYYKLKSWIQRRGSGLWDRILASQGSPRS
- a CDS encoding SHD1 domain-containing protein; protein product: MFRVAGGIIPSLLFCLVFATAQDNLPSTARVWKDSTGRFQVTAKLIERVGEKVDLLEGKITGSQPLSDLGRIYYPKLSFNPSEDKLYLSSIGRVLK